The window agttagtttttatttttaaagctaaattaatgattaaataaaaaccattaataattattttcaagatatctatatatatctatatatataaatctttgataATCAGATTATTCAAATACTACagatcaataaaatcaaattcaaatactttcattagaaaaataatatacaaaagatTGAATATATGACTATTTACTCTAAAGTTTGCATGGTaaatgttgtataaaattttagatactgttactataaaattttagatactttaATGTTGTCAAAatgattttagcaaaacaaaatatttgattttaggGTATGTTTGCAAAAGGGTATAGAATAAGAGTATTTTGCAAATACCTTTATAttacattttgaaaataattatcaatgattttaatttaactattagtttagctttaaaaataaaaaattaactaattataagaatgaatacatttgagatatataaaaatattaggatattgaattgaatatgtttttaattatgaaaaaccattaattatttaatataatttttttttaaagaaaaaaaaatagaatacatttttttagtcAACGCTAGAGTCAACATCGGTCTTTGCCGGAGTTAGTCAACCAgtgtaccggattgtatgtctatggtgttgaccacataacgtcatatagttcatgcatgtaaccatgtaatacatatactttatATAGTTGagaatacaataatatatttggtataTGTGACCATTTTTCTCTTACACTTCATGTAGATGTAACTAGCtatattttttccttatattcatatatttttcacaaattcttCTGGTTATGCATTTTCTTCTTTACATAAAAGAGGGGTCTCGACCACAATTTGGAGTAATACTTaacaacttttctttcttaCAGATTGAGGATAATGTGATGAAAGCTATAATCTGGTAGAaatgagttttgagtttttaacttGTATAATCTGATAAAGAGAAAAGAGTGAGACGTACactagtttataattttatggttttaactTATAATAAGGTCAAAATCTGATTGGATCAAGAAGAAGCCAttagttttctctttttcttctggtCCCTTCGCTGATCACGCCGACCTGAAAAATGCACAACACAACAAGATCATAAGCATCTGTTTAAGTTTCAACTGAGTCCATTACTGGGCACAATTAAGCTCACACACATCAGTGAAAGTaagttaaatattaaatagagcaatttataaaatatatatacctatcTTCTCgtcctttcttttcttcctcaaGCTCGCTATATCTCGCCTCTTCTCTGCACTCTGACCTTTCATGTTCAGCATCTGAACAAAGCAACAACATCATTCATCACGTATGGTGGTCATGCAATGTAAACTGGGAACATCAATTATTAGATATGGTCATGCGAACTAAAGTACCTCGTTACCACCAGCACGAAGGGCTTCAAGAGGTTCGATGCAGTTCTGGTTAATGACAAcaagctttcttttctttttacctccaCCACTTTGCAtttgtgattgtttttgtttggttatctCTGCAAACTGATGCTGCATAAGAGTCGACACTCCAGCCTGggacatataaaaaaaaaatactgataaGTGTCTTGTGCAGCAGCACCTTCTGTTCTGAAGAGAGCTAGAAAGCTTTTTTATTTCCAAATGTGGGACATAGAGGCTGTGGCACAAAAAGATAAAGAGTAATATAATTTACCCCTGCAAAGTAACGGCCTGAAAATTTCTTAGGCTGCATCGGACGTGATAATAGCGAGCTAAGTTCCTGCAGGTTTAACCAGACGTCAAAGATTTAATTTGTTATACGATTTTCTAAAGGGAAACTAATATTTCATGATTCAGAATAACTTTTCTTTTGAGTGACAAACCTCTTGCAGCTTATTAAGTTGTGCGGAGGTAGCTTTTCTCTGCCTGACATTGTCCACTCTTTCCTCTTCACTTTCTTCATCGTCCAATTCAAGTTCCATGGATTCAGCATGTTTTTCAAGCCAGGTCCGGTCTGCTTTCTCCTGGATAACAGACAccataaacaaattaataacaaaaatgaaagttaagTACGCTATAAGAGTCAAAAAGCATCCCGCTTCTGGCAGTGAGTGTGAAGCTAATACGAAGACCACCAACAAAATATTTCACATAGGCCAGGGTTAATATATTTCCAAACATGGTAATAGAAACTTTGGACTTCCTGCatttatttccaaattttaaCACACTGGTGCTATTACACAAAACCATAGAATACAAGTACATTCAGTATAATGATGGAATATACCCGAGAGCCTTTCCGTTCAATCTGGTCTATCTGACGTGCCAGAGATAATCGCTTCCTCACAGCTGGCATATAAGAGCTATCCAAAGGGAACATCTTTGCGCTTTCCTGTAAGCACAAACAAAGGAACCTTCAGCATGTAAGTAGCCAAACGGAAGTAAAAATATCTACTTTAGCATTACCCAACTCAGTGTTTTTCTTTATGAAAAACTAACTTCTGAGGATATCTAAACTTTGTTTTGGGAGTGTGAATATATACCTTAGAGAATGACTTGCATAACGTGTAAAACTTTGACATATCAGTTGGCGCAATCAAAGCTATACTGCATCCATCTTCGAATGCTCTAGCAGTCCTCCCACTTCTATGTACATATACCTATATGTATAAAAAGATATGTATAAAAAGGCTCAGATCTTGTAGAAATGTTatcaatcaaaaacattagaGCCGGTCTTAGCTTACTTCTGCAGAATGTGGAAGTTGGTAGTGAATGACAGTTCGGACATTCTTAATATCAATTCCCCTTGCTGCAACATCTGTTGCTATGAGTATTCCATTGTCGCTTGCACGGAAACGGTCAACTGCCTGTGACATATAAAAGAGTGTCGAAAGGAAAAGATGCTAAGTAACAATATTAAATACGTGTGTACCTCAGAATATAAcaaaatgatttgattattataGCAAAAGATTCATGCGGacaaataattaagtaataGAAAGTTGTACCTTCAACCGAGCTCGCTGCTTCATATCTGAGTAGAGTTTGCAAACATCGAGTCCAAGAATCTTTAAAAGTGCACAGATATGCCGCAAAGCTGCCACTGATGTACAGAAAACAATTGTCCGCCCTTGTCCATGGACACTCAAAATATAATACAAGTAAGCATCTTTTTCCTCCTCTTCACACCTGTAGTTTATTATAAGATATTAATACTAAGAATACTGAAATAGACCAAAAGAGTAAGTTCCATCAAAGATTTCTGGATATTTTGCACGCAAATAATGAGTCGAAACATGGTGTCCTCCGAGCAATAAAGCTTAATTTTTACCCAGTCAAATTGAAAGCTCTGGAGGGATATAAGTCAGATAGTGCTTACTTAATAAAAGATTCTTCAATCTTTGGAGCCAAAATAGATGCCGTTGTCAGGTCAATGATTGCAACACTATCTCTCATTCCAGCTCGTTGAGATAAAACCTCAATAGAATTCACTTCGCCAGATGATGACTGCTTTGACTTCGAGGAGCCACGCTTTAGCTTTTTACGGAAATCCGAAGACAGCGCTATGGTAgctgagaaaacaaaagtttgtcttttcttctttgggGCGTTGGAAACTGTGTCACTACTCTGCACAGTTTGCATTTTCCCTTCATTTGGTCTATCTGTCCCTGGAAGCAAGTCGATTATAGACTGCAGCTCCCTGAAATGACCACTTTCAACCATGCGATCAGCCTCGTCCAACACAAAGAACGACAAGGAATGCAGCTGCCAAAGAGATCAGAAAAAGACAGAACCATTACACAATAGACAAATAATAGTAGCAACATTTTACACATGCCTTAATTAGCAGACATACTCATTCTTAAGAAAACATACTAGATTACAATCTGAATTCTGCTCNAGTAAGCATCTTTTTCCTCCTCTTCACACCTGTAGTTTATTATAAGATACTAAGAATACTGAAATAGACCAAAAGAGTAAGTTCCATCAAAGATTTCTGTATATTTTGCACGCAAAGAATGAGTCGAAACATGGTGTCCTCCAAGCAATAAAGCTTAATTTTTACCCAGTCAAAATGAAAGCTCTGGAGGGATAAAAGTCAAATAGTGCTTACTTAATAAAAGATTCTTCAATCTTTGGAGCCAAAATAGATGCAGTTGTCAGGTCAATGATTGCAACACTATCTCTCATTCCAGCTCGTTCAGATAAAACCTCAATAGAATTCACTTCACCAGATGATGACTGCTTTGACTTCGAGGAGCCACGCTTTAGCTTTTTACGGAAATCCGAAGACAGCGCTATGGTAgctgagaaaacaaaagtttgtcttttcttctttgggGCGTTGGAAACTGTGTCACTACTCTGCACAGTTTGCATTTTCCCTTCATTTGGTCTATCTGTCCCTGGAAGCAAGTCGATTATAGACTGCAGCTCCCTGAAATGACCACTTTCAACCATGCGATCAGCCTCGTCCAACACAAAGAACGACAAGGAATGCAGCTGCCAAAGAGATCAGAAAAAGACAGAACCATTACACATTGTCTACGAATAGCTAAATAATATTAGCAACATTTTACACATGCCTTAATTAGCAGACATCCACATTCTCAAGAAAACATATTAGATTACAAACTGATTTCTGCATCTAAGCACAAATTCAATAATTACACCAGAATCTGATAATGTAAAAGCAAGATACCAAACTAAAAAGAAGCACAGGATTCTGTAAGTCTCCAATTATGCATTACATACCTCTACAAGATGCTTTTCTCCAGCGGACATAAGTTCCCATAACCTTCCTGGAGTTCCAACTACTATTTCTGGTCTCCCATTCAAAAGTCTTTCCTGTTTCGCTGATGACATCCCACCAACAATAGAAACGATACTGACGCTGAGATCCTTGGCAGCAATCTTAAGATGATCCGTCACCTGGTATACGGGAAAAGTAGGAAATGTATTTCAGAACTTCCGTATGACCCCAACCAAAAGTGAACAAAGAAGCATGTCATgtcagaaggaaaaaaaaataagaaagcaatGTGATGATAGTAAAGGACACCTGAAGAGCAAGTTCCCTAGTTGGAGTGATGATTAGAGCTCGTAAATAGCCATCTGCAGcatatttttttgcttcttctccttttaaTGCATACAATTTACCAACCTTTTCCCGCTCGTCTAAGAGGCGTTGCAGTATGGGCAACCCAAAAGCAAGAGTCTTTCCAGATCCTGTCTCAGCAGCGCCAATTACATCCTGTGGTCCAAATATGAACCATAcatcaataaaatatatttttcggGNCAGTTTGCATTTTCCCTTCATTTGGTCTATCTGTCCCTGGAAGCAAGTCGATTATAGACTGCAGCTCCCTGAAATGACCACTTTCAACCATGCGATCAGCCTCGTCCAACACAAAGAACGACAAGGAATGCAGCTGCCAAAGAGATCAGAAAAAGACAGAACCATTACACATTGTCTACGAATAGCTAAATAATAGTAGCAACAATTTACACATGCCTTAATTAGCAGACATACTCATTCTCAAGAAAACATATAAGATTACAATCTGATTTCTGCACCTTAGCACAAATACAATAATTACACCAGAATCTGATAATGTAAAAGCAAGATACCAAACTAAAAAGAAGCACAGGATTCTGCAAGTCTCCAATTATGCATTACGTACCTCTACAAGATGCTTTTCTCCAGCGGACATAAGTTCCCATAACCTTCCTGGAGTTCCAACTACTATTTCTGGTCTCCCATTCAAAAGTCTTTCCTGTTTCGCTGATGACATCCCACCAACAATAGAAACGATACTGACGCTGAGATCCTTGGCAGCAATCTTAAGATGATCCGTCACCTGGTATACGGGAAAAGCAGGAATTGTATTTCAGAACTTCCGTATGACCCTCAACCAAAAGTGAACAAAGAAGCATGTCATgtcagaaggaaaaaaataagaaagcaatGTGATGATAGTAAAGGATACCTGAAGAGCAAGTTCCCTAGTTGGAGTGATGATTAGAGCTCGTAAATAGCCATCTGCAGcatatttttttgcttcttctccttttaaTGCATACAATTTACCAACCTTTTCCCGCTCGTCTAAGAGGCGTTGCAGTATGGGCAACCCAAAAGCAAGAGTCTTTCCAGATCCTGTCTCAGCAGCGCCAATTACATCCTGTGGTCCAAATATGAACCATAcatcaataaaatatatttttcggGAATTAATAGAAAGTAAAAGCTGGTCATCTTACCTTTCCCTGATATGCTGCAACGGGAAAACAAGCCTTCTGGATTTTTGTCGGCTTGTTGAATCCGAGGTGGTATATTGACTTCATGAGTAGTGGATGTAGTCTCATCTCACTCCATGCACTAAATTCCGGACGAATCTCGTCT is drawn from Camelina sativa cultivar DH55 chromosome 1, Cs, whole genome shotgun sequence and contains these coding sequences:
- the LOC104781679 gene encoding DEAD-box ATP-dependent RNA helicase 13 isoform X1, which gives rise to MVAGGNESSSMAKKKSKRTHKRKREEDFERIDSLPWSSSIPIGEDDEGETFSTLFAGSGQLDGGFLSLEEIDEADYNLDLPAIESDVTERELKSKKQNGENDDGDNEDVDEIIEEEDGDGEGREDEDDDEDNLESLKIKEMKAKKNKEKKEHKKKKKQKKIKEAEKYNESSSAAVSCDEENKVEEQVEEDEIRPEFSAWSEMRLHPLLMKSIYHLGFNKPTKIQKACFPVAAYQGKDVIGAAETGSGKTLAFGLPILQRLLDEREKVGKLYALKGEEAKKYAADGYLRALIITPTRELALQVTDHLKIAAKDLSVSIVSIVGGMSSAKQERLLNGRPEIVVGTPGRLWELMSAGEKHLVELHSLSFFVLDEADRMVESGHFRELQSIIDLLPGTDRPNEGKMQTVQSSDTVSNAPKKKRQTFVFSATIALSSDFRKKLKRGSSKSKQSSSGEVNSIEVLSERAGMRDSVAIIDLTTASILAPKIEESFIKCEEEEKDAYLYYILSVHGQGRTIVFCTSVAALRHICALLKILGLDVCKLYSDMKQRARLKAVDRFRASDNGILIATDVAARGIDIKNVRTVIHYQLPHSAEVYVHRSGRTARAFEDGCSIALIAPTDMSKFYTLCKSFSKESAKMFPLDSSYMPAVRKRLSLARQIDQIERKGSREKADRTWLEKHAESMELELDDEESEEERVDNVRQRKATSAQLNKLQEELSSLLSRPMQPKKFSGRYFAGAGVSTLMQHQFAEITKQKQSQMQSGGGKKKRKLVVINQNCIEPLEALRAGGNEMLNMKGQSAEKRRDIASLRKKRKDEKIGRRDQRRDQKKKRKLMASS
- the LOC104781679 gene encoding DEAD-box ATP-dependent RNA helicase 13 isoform X2 encodes the protein MVAGGNESSSMAKKKSKRTHKRKREEDFERIDSLPWSSSIPIGEDDEGETFSTLFAGSGQLDGGFLSLEEIDEADYNLDLPAIESDVTERELKSKKQNGENDDGDNEDVDEIIEEEDGDGEGREDEDDDEDNLESLKIKEMKAKKNKEKKEHKKKKKQKKIKEAEKYNESSSAVSCDEENKVEEQVEEDEIRPEFSAWSEMRLHPLLMKSIYHLGFNKPTKIQKACFPVAAYQGKDVIGAAETGSGKTLAFGLPILQRLLDEREKVGKLYALKGEEAKKYAADGYLRALIITPTRELALQVTDHLKIAAKDLSVSIVSIVGGMSSAKQERLLNGRPEIVVGTPGRLWELMSAGEKHLVELHSLSFFVLDEADRMVESGHFRELQSIIDLLPGTDRPNEGKMQTVQSSDTVSNAPKKKRQTFVFSATIALSSDFRKKLKRGSSKSKQSSSGEVNSIEVLSERAGMRDSVAIIDLTTASILAPKIEESFIKCEEEEKDAYLYYILSVHGQGRTIVFCTSVAALRHICALLKILGLDVCKLYSDMKQRARLKAVDRFRASDNGILIATDVAARGIDIKNVRTVIHYQLPHSAEVYVHRSGRTARAFEDGCSIALIAPTDMSKFYTLCKSFSKESAKMFPLDSSYMPAVRKRLSLARQIDQIERKGSREKADRTWLEKHAESMELELDDEESEEERVDNVRQRKATSAQLNKLQEELSSLLSRPMQPKKFSGRYFAGAGVSTLMQHQFAEITKQKQSQMQSGGGKKKRKLVVINQNCIEPLEALRAGGNEMLNMKGQSAEKRRDIASLRKKRKDEKIGRRDQRRDQKKKRKLMASS